One Kiloniellales bacterium genomic window, CCGGCGGATGGAGCGGCTCGGCCTCTCGCCCCTGGGCTTCGTCGCCACGGACTACGTCATCGCGGTCTGGAGCCTGCGCCCGGCGGAGGACATGGCGGCCCTTTTCAGCGAAGACCTGCTGGGCGACGACCTCGAGGAATGGATGGCCGAGTCCTCCCTGCTGCGCCGGACCTTCCGCAATGCCGCGGTGATCGCCGGCCTGATCGAACGCCGCCATCCCGGCCAGGAGAAGACACGGCGCCAGGTCACGATCTCCTCGGACCTGATCTACGACGTGCTGCGCAAGTACGAGCCGAACCACGTGCTGCTGCGCGCGACCTGGGCCGACGCCGCCGGCGGGCTGACCGATATCGGCCGCCTGGGCGACATGCTGGGCCGGATCAAGGGCCGGATCCGGCACCGCCATCTCGAGAAGGTCTCGCCCCTGGCGGTGCCGGTCCTGCTGGAGATCGGCCGCGAGCAGGTCTACGGCAGCGCCTTCGACGAGCTGCTGGACGAGGGCGCCCGGGGCCTGATCACCGAAGCCACCGAGGGCGCCGACCAGGCCCGGCTGCCGCTGTCCAGTTAGAAGAAATCGGGGAAGAGGCGCTCGAGCTCCGCCTCCATGGCCGAAATCTCCTCCAGCGTGTCGTTGGCCTGGCGGTTCGGCAGGGAGCGCCCCAGGTCGTAGCAGGCGAAGGCGCGGATCAGGTCGTTGCGGCGCGCATAGTGGTCGCCCAACTCCTTGTAGAAGTTGGGCACATAGGGGTTCCTGCGGATCCCCTCGGCGATCAGGCGCGCCGGATCGAGCCCGAACTTGGCTTCGAGTTCGGGCGCCTCCGACAGCGCGTTGCCGGCGAAGACGTCGAGCAGATAGCCTCGGGTCACGCCCTTGCGCGAAAGCCGGACCAGCGTCTCGACCGTGGCCTCTGGGTTCCGCGTCCTCTGCTCGCGCGACAGGGCGCCGCGCAGCACGAGGATCCGATCGTCGCGCCCGATCATGTCCTGGACGACCTCGGCGTCCAGGCAGGACGCGCTGCCAGGATCGCCGTCGTTGCAGAACGCGGTCCTCGGCAGGTAGTGCAGCGTGCCCTCCATCAGCGTCAGCCAAGCTTCGAAGAGGGCGTCGCGCCGGACCGCCGCACGCGCCTCCCGCACGTAGTCTTCGAGGCTCTTCGGACCCTCGACATGCCGGCTGAAGACGGCGTCGATCATCACCGGCAGCAGGTCCCGATAGAAGGGGTCCTTCTTCTCGGACAGATGAAAGGGCCGGAGCTTTTCATCCAAGGGATAGGCGGCGGCCGGCTGCTGCAGGATCCGGAAGCGATACTCCTCCTCGAAGAAGGCGTTGCCTTGGGCGCGCTTGTACCTGATGAAGGCTGGGAGCTTCCCGGACTGCATCAGGGCGCGCCGGATCCGGGGGTGGAGCTTCAGGTTGTACTGCAGGAGCAGCCCGAAGGCCGCCGCCTGCTCGAGCGTCAACTCGGACCGCGACGGCTTCCAGCCGGCAACGATCTCGCCGGCGTGGAGAACCGAAACGGAGCCGTCTTTGTGGTCGATCTGCTCGAGATCGAGCTTCGCTTCCCGGTTGGTCTCCGCGCCCAGCTCGGATTCGGTCCAGAAGACCTGGAGCGGCTTGGGCACCGAGTCCGTGCCGAACTGGGAGCGTTGCATCGCATTCCTCAGGACGCTGCGGTTGCGGAGTTCCGATTGGATGAAGGTGACCGGCGCGAAGAGCGAATCGTTGCGAAAGGTCCCGGCCTTGCGGTCGACCTGCAGAAGCCGCTTGAGCTTGGTATCGATGATGGTCTGACCGGCTTCGGTCGCGAGCGACACGTAGTCCGGGCCCAGGGTCGCGATGCTGGAGGTCTCGGCCGGGCTGCGGTCAGAGGACTTCAACACCAGGATCCTCATCTCGCGCGCGTTGTAAGGACCGTGGAGGTTCCGCAGATCGGCCGCCGTCCAATGCGGACCCGGACGAGGGGCTTGCGGCTCCTGGCCGAGAACGGGCGAAGTGATCGCGCCCAGAAAGAGTGCTATGAGGACCGGCGTCCGCATGCGTCGCATCCCTGTCGTTCCACCGCGAAGGGTCTTTGGAATCCTATGCACGTCGGCACGCCATGACCAACCCGCATTCCGATGACCCGCGGCCCGCTGCGGACCCAGGGCGCCCCGGAGGCGCAAGGCTCTGCGTCAACGGCGCCGAGCTGCAGGCCGACGTCTCGGGGGCGCTCTTCTGGCCAACGCAGGAGACCCTCGTGGTCTCCGACCTTCACCTGGAGAAGGCCTCGTTCTTCGCGTCGCGGGGGCAGCTTCTGCCCCCCTACGACACCGCAGCCACCTTGCGGGGTCTCGAGGCCCTGGTCGCGCGCCTTCGCCCGGCCCGGGTGGTGAGCCTGGGCGACTCCTTTCACGACCCGGCCGCGGCCGAGCGCCTGGACGGCGCGGCGGCGGCCAGGATCGAAGCCCTGACCCGGGACCGCGACTGGGTGTGGATCTGCGGCAACCACGACCCGGCACCGCCAGCCGACTGGGGCGGCCGGGTCGCGCAGGACCTGACCCTGGGTCCGCTGGTATTCCGCCACGAGGCGCTGCCCGAGGGCCCGACCGCGGGCGAGGTCTCCGGCCACTTCCATCCCAAGGCCTCGGTCCGGGTCCGGGCGCGGCGCCTGACCGCGCGCTGCTTCGTCACCGACGGGCGCCGGCTGATCCTGCCGGCCTTCGGCGCCTTGACCGGCGGCCTCGACGTCGGCAGCCCGGCGATCACCCGGCTCTTCGCGGAGGGCTTCGTCGCCCACCTGCTCGGCCGGGACCGGATCTTCGCCTTTCCCGGCACGGCCCTGACGTCTCCGGCCGAGCCCTGATCGCTCGGCGCCCCGGCAACGTAGCAAGACGCAGACTCCCGATCGAAGGCTGCCCCCGCGATGATCAGCGACAGTGCTCCCAGCATCCTCTGGTTCCGTCAGGACCTTCGGCTCTCCGACAGCCCCGCGCTGGCCGCGGCCCTGGCCCGCGGCGCGCCGGTCCTGCCGGTCTACGTGCTGGACGACGAGACCCCGGGCCGCTGGGCGCCGGGCGGCGCCGGACGCTGGTGGCTGCACCACAGCCTGGCCGCGCTCGCGGCCGACCTCGAGGCCCTGGGCCGGCCGCTGGTGCTGCGCCAGGGGCCGGCCGAGCGGGTCGTGCCGGAGCTGGCGGCCGAGGTCGGCGCGGGCGCGGTCTTCTGGAACCGCTGCTACGAGCCCTTCGCCATCGCCCGCGACACACGAATCAAGTCGGCGCTCCAGGAGCGCGGGCTGGTCGCCGAGAGCGGCAACGCCGCCCTGCTCTTCGAGCCCTGGGTTCCGCAGACCAAGTCGGGCGGGCCTTTCAAGGTCTTCACGCCCTTCTGGCGACACCTGCTCGGCCGGCCGGCGCCGTCGGCGCCTCTGCCCCCACCTGAAGCTCTGCCGGGCGGCATCGAGGCCAGGGGCGAGGCCCTCAGGGACTGGTCGCTGCTGCCCAGTGCGCCGGACTGGGCCGGCGGCCTGCGCGATCGCTGGACGCCGGGCGAAGCGGGCGCCCAGGCCCGCCTCGCAGCCTTCCTGGACGACGCGGTCGGCGGCTACCGGGAGCAGCGCGACCTGCCGGACAGCCCCGGCACCTCGCGGCTCTCGCCGCACCTGCACTGGGGCGAGATCTCGCCGCGGCAGGTCTGGCACGCGACCCGGCACCGGGCCGCGGCCGGTGGCCCCGGGCCGGCCGCCAGCGAGGCCTTCCTGCGCGAACTGGGCTGGCGCGAGTTCTCCTACCACCTGCTCTACCACTGGCCGGAGCTGCCCGAGCGGAACTGGAAGCCGAGCTTCGACGCCTTCCCCTGGCGCGAGGACGAGGCCGCCTACCGGGCCTGGACCCGGGGCCGGACCGGCTATCCTTTGGTCGACGCCGGCCTGCGCGAGCTTTGGGCGACCGGCTGGATGCACAACCGGGTGCGCATGGTCGCCGCCTCCTTCCTGATCAAGCACCTGCTGATTCACTGGCGTCGCGGCGAGGACTGGTTCTGGGACACCCTGGTCGACGCCGACCTCGCCAGCAATTCGGCGAGCTGGCAATGGGTCGCCGGCAGCGGCGCCGACGCCGCACCCTTTTTCCGGATCTTCAACCCGGTGACCCAGAGCCGGAAGTTCGATCCCGAGGGCGGCTATCTGCGCCGCTGGCTGCCGGAGCTGGCCAAGCTGCCGGCGGCGGCGATCCACGCGCCCTGGGAGGCCGAGGCCGGGACCCTCGCCGCCGCCGGGGTGCGCCTGGGCGAGACCTATCCCTGGCCGATCGTCGACCACGCGGCGGCCCGGCAGCGCGCCCTGGCTGCGCTGGAGACGATCAAAGCAGGGGCGTGAACCGATCTATTGCGTAACCCGCCTGTCACAGAGAAGATTTAGATTGCGATCGCGGTCTGGGCGGTCTGAGATGACCGCAAAGATCGGTCTTCCCCTTTTCCAAAAATCCGCAAGGCCGACTCAGTCTGCAGGAGAGGACAACATGCGCAAGAGAGACCCAAATCCTTCGAGTTCGGAGCTGACCTACGAGACGTCAGAGGACATCGCGGTCAACCCGACGACCAACGCGACCTTCGGCGAGGTCGTCCAGCGCCGCTTCAACCGCCGCGAGGTGCTGCGCGGCAGCTTGGCCGTGACCGCCATGGGCGCGATCGCCGGCCCCATCGCCTTCGGCGGCCGCCCGGCCAGGGCGGACGGCGGCAAGTTCAAGTTCACCGAGATCGAGCACGGCGTCGACGAGACCCACCATGTCGCGCCAGGCTATAGCGCCGATATCCTGATCCGCTGGGGCGACCCGATCTTCCCGGACGCGCCGGCCTTCGACCCCCGCAACCAGACCGCCGCCGCTCAGCTGAAGCAGTTCGGCTACAACAACGACTTCATCGGCTTCCTTCCGCTGCCGGCCGGCTCCAATGCCTCCGACCGCGGACTGCTCTGCGTCAACCACGAGTACACCAACGAAGAGCTGATGTTCCCGGGCATCGAGCGTCAGGATCGGGACCTGCAGTTCGCCGACATGACCAAGGAGATGGTCGAGGTCGAGATGGCCGCCCACGGCGGCTCGGTGATCGAGGTCAGCAAGGCCGGCGGCAAGTGGCAGGTGGTCCTGGACAGCAAGTACAACCGTCGGATCTCGCCTTACGACACCGCGACGAAGATCTCCGGTCCCGCGGCCGGCCATCCCCGGATGCAGACCGTCCAGTTCCCGAGCGGCAGCGACACCATCGGCACCCTGAACAACTGCGCCGGCGGCATGACCCCCTGGGGCACCTACCTCATGGCCGAGGAGAACTTCCACGGCTACTTCTGGGGCGACATCGCCGGCAACCCCGAGAAGGCCAATTACGAGCGCTACGGCGTGCCCGGGCAGTGGTACGCCTGGGGTAAATACGTCGATCGCTTCAACCTGGAGAAGGACCCCAGAGCCGCCAACCACTTCGGCTGGGTGGTCGAGGTCGACCCGCTCGACCCGAGCGCGCCGCCGGTCAAGCGCACGGCCCTCGGCCGCTTCAAGCACGAGGGCGCGGAGCCCATCGTCAACGGCGACGGCCGCGTCGTGCTCTACTCCGGCGACGACCAGCGCTTCGACTACCTCTACAAGTTCGTCACCGAAGGCCGCTACGACCCCGCCAACCGCGCGGCCAACCGCGACCTGCTGGACAAGGGCACGCTCTACGTCGCCCGCTTCGAGGACGACGGCAGCATGACCTGGCTGCCCCTGGTTCACGGCAAGGGGCCGCTGACCGCCGAGAACGGCTTCAAGTCCCAGGCCGACGTCGCGATCGAGACCCGCCGCGCGGCGGACCTGCTGGGCGCGACGCCCATGGACCGGCCCGAGGACGTGCAGCCCAATCCGAAGAGCGGCAAGGTCTACGTGATGTTGACCAACAACTCCAAGCGCAAGGCGGAACAGGTCAACGCCGCCAACCCGCGGGCCGAGAACCTCTTCGGCCACATCATCGAGCTGACCGCGCCGGGCAACGACCACGCCGCGGAGAAGTTCTCCTGGGACTTCCTGGTCAAGTGCGGCGATCCTTCGGTGGCCGAGATCGGCGCGACCTGGAACCCCAAGACCTCGAAGCACGGCTGGTTCGCGGCCCCCGACAACTGCGCCTTCGACAGCCAGGGCCGGCTCTGGATCTCCACCGATCAGGGCAGCGCCTGGAGCAAATCGGGCACCGCCGACGGCCTCTTCGGCATCGAGACGGAGGGCGACACCCGCGGCTACAGCAAGATGTTCTTCCGGGTCCCAATCGGCGCCGAGCTTTGCGGGCCGACCTTCACGCCGGACGACAAGACCCTGTTCCTCGCGGTCCAGCATCCGGCCAGCGACGGCACCAAGGACTTCCCCGGTTTCGAGCGGCGCTCGACCTTCGACGACGCGGCCACCCGCTGGCCCGACTTCAAGGACGGCGTGCCGCCGCGGCCCTCCGTCGTCGTCGTGACCAAGGACGACGGCGGCCCGATCGCAAGCTAGCGGCACGCGCGGCGGGTCTGTTCCGGGCCCGCCGGACGCCGTTTCTGCCCTTCGCCCGAGGCGCCGGCCCACGCCGGTCCCTCGGGCGGCGCTGCACAGACTCGATCGCGCGCCCCTGTCTCCGGGGACGGCGGATCCTTCGCGTGAAGTACAGACGCGACGGCCGCGATCCGGATACAATACCGGATACCGCCGCATCGGAGCTTGCCCGGCCTTGCCGGGCAGACCCGGAGGCGTCAGCACAAAGGGGCGAGTGGAGGCCGGAGCGAAGAGTCTTGGAACACTGCCGGGGCAGAGAGCATCGGCGGGCGACAGCCGACGAAGGGGTCCCGGACCGGCTGACCGGGACCGCGCCGCTCGTCCTGCTGGCCGCCGCCAGCCTGCTCGCCCTGAGCGGCTGCGGCAGCTTCGCGCCCGTCGAGCGTCCGCCGCTCGCCTTCTCCGAGGCCGCACTTCCCGAGACCGCGGACGGATTCCCCAATTGGCCCTACCCGCCGGCGCGTATGGAGACCCTGCTGGGCGAAACCCTGGTCAGCGGAGACTTCGAGCTGGCCGAGATCGAGAGGACCAAGTACGGCGGCAGCGGGCCGAGCCGGGTCACCCTGTACTTCACGGCGCTCGACCGGCCGATCAGCTTCAAGTGGAAGGCGGTGCCGCCGAACGACCTGGAGGCGGTGAACAACACCCCGCGTAAGGAGATCGCAGCCTACGAGATCCAGAAGCTGTTCCTGGAGCCCGAGGATTTCGTGGTGCCGACGACGGTGCTTCACTGCGAGCCGATGGCGCGCTACGCCCGCAAGAAGGGGGCCCTGCGGCCCAGCGTGGCGGGCAGCGACTGCGTGCTGGGCGTCCTGGCCCTCTGGCTCGACGACGTGACCATGGCCAAGGCGCTCTACGAGCAGGACCGCTTCGTCACCGAGCCGGTCTACGCCCACTACATGGCGAACTTCAACCTGATGACCTACCTCATCGACCACAAGGACGCCCGGGAAAGCAACTTCCTGGTCTCGAAGGACGACGCGCGCCGCCAGGTCTTCTCGATCGACAACGGGATCGCCTTTCAGCCCTTCCTCTACAAGTTCTTCGCCGAGAACTGGAACGTGATCCGGGTCCCGGGGCTGCGCGGCAAGTACGTCGAGCGGCTAAGGCGGCTCCGGCGCGAGGACCTCGAGGTGCTCGGCGTCGTCGCCGAGATGGAAAGGGACGAACGCGGCATCTTCGTCCCGGTCAGCCTCGGCCCGAACCTCTCGCCGAACGAGGGCACCCGGCTGCGCGGCAGCACGCTCCAGATCGGGCTCGCCAGGTTCGAGATCGACGGCGTCTGGGCGCGGATCCAGGACTTGCTCGAAAGCGTCGACAGCGGCGAGATTCCGGTCTTCTGACCGCCACTCCGCGGGCCGAAGCGCGGCTCCCCTGCCGTCACTCCAGAAGCGTGGCCTTGAGCTTGTCGAGGGTCTCTTCGTCGATCTGAAGACCGTCTCGGATATAGGCTTCGTAGCTGCCGTAGTCTTCCTTGATCGTCGCCAGGCCGGTCTCCAGGTACTCGCGCCGGACCTCGAGCAGGGGCCGGACCTCGGACGCCGGGGTCCTGAATCTGGAGCCGACCGCGGCGAGGCTGGACAGGAAGCTCGCCCGCTGGTCCAGGAAGGCGTTGCTCAGGAGGTAGTCCTCGATCACCGTCTCTTCCGGCACGCCGACCGCCAGGAGGACCATGGCGACGGCGAAGCCGGTCCGGTCCTTGCCTTCGGCGCAGTGGATCAGCGAGGGGGTCGACTCCGGCTCGGTCAGGCGCCTGATGACCGTGGCCCACTGCGCGCGGTAGTCGCGTGCGAAGGCCCGGTTCTGCTCGACCAGCAAGCGGTGGAACTCGCCCGGCTCGACCTCGCCGTTGACGATCTTGCGCCGGGACACCGCCCGGTCCAGCGGCGCGTAGTAAACCGGGATCTCGACCACCTCCACCTCGGCCGGCGATATCGCCCGGACCGGCGTGATATCCCGCTCGCTCGCGCCCCCGGTCCGGTCGGCGTCCGGGATGCCGTTCGGCAGGCGGTTGGGCTTGTCGTCCCGCTCCACGTCGCTGCGCAGGTCGTAGACCCGCGAAAGTCCGAGAGCGCTCAGGGTCGAGAGGTCTTCGCGGGTCAGGCTGGACAAGTCGTCGGAGCGGTAGAGCACGCCCTTCTTGACCCGACGGCCATCCGAAGTGGCGTAGCCGCCGACGTCGCGGAAATTCGAAGCGCCGATCATCGGCACGTGGTTCGGATGCCGGGACGAGGCGCTGCAACCCACCAGGAAGGCGGTGACGGAAAGCATGAGCTTTCTGAGAAACGGCGGGCTTCGCATCTTGTCTCTGGGGATCCGGATCTGGCGCGGCAGTAAGCCAAAGATAATACTTGCGCCACCGGATGGAAGGCATTGATTGCGCGGCAAGCCGACGGCGATGCGATTTCGGCAGTTGCCGCTAGGGCGTTCCCCGGCTTTGCAGTAGCCTTTCAGAGCCTAGTACCTGGAAGCAAGACCAGACAACACGGGAGGATCAAGGACAATGAGCGACAGCAAACACTCCAGGGACCGCAAGCCGAGCCATCCGGACCGCCGCCGGTTCCTCTTGTCCGCCGGCGCCGCGGCCGCGGGCGCCGGCTTCGTCGCGCACGAGCTGGCGTCGGTCCGTCCGGCGCTGGCCGGCGGGGCCGCGACGCCGGGGACGGTCCAGGTCGCCGCCGCCGAGACGCCGATCGGCCCCAAGTGGTGGCCCTCGAAGTGGGGCGCCGAGGACCAGGCCGGGGCCTCCAACCACATCACGCCGGAGAAGGTCATGGCCGCCACGGCCCTGATCAAGACCGGCAAGGTCTATTCCCTCGGCCAGGTCTACGAGCCCGAGATGCCGCTCTTCGGCAGCCGCGCCTTCGCGGTCCGGATCCCCGGATCGCCGACCGGCGGCGTCTTCGGCAACAACAAGATCATCTGGAACGACGAGTTCCTGGCGACCGAGATCGGCCAGGTCGGGACCCAGTTCGACGGCCTGGGGCACATCGGCGTCCAGGTCGGCGAAGACGGCAACCAAGGAGAAAGGCGCTTCTACAACGGCTTCAGCATGTCGGACATGGCCGGCGCCTACGGCCTGCAGAAGCTCGGGATCGAGCAGGTCAAGCCGATCTTCTCGCGCGGCATCTTGATCGACGTCAAGGGCCTGAAGGGCCAGACCCTGGCCGCCGGCACGGAAATCTCGGTCGCCGACATCGAGGCCGCCCTGGACAAGCAGGGCCTGAGCGGTTCGGACGTCACGGCGGGCGACGTCGTGGTGATCCGCACCGGCTGGAGCGACCACTGGATCAAGGACAACGCGACCTACAACGGCGGCGCCCCCGGGATCGGCGTCGAGGCCGGGCTCTGGCTGGGCGAAAAGGACGTGGTCCTGGTCGGCTCGGACACCTGGCCGGTCGAGGTGGTGCCGAACCCGGACAGCAACCTGGCCTTCCCGGTGCATCAGGAGCTGATCACCAGGCGCGGCATCTATCTGCACGAGAACCTCAACCTCGAGCAGCTGGCCGCCGAGGAGCAGTGGCAGTTCGCCTATATCTTCTCGCCGGTGCCCATCAAGGGCGCGACCGGCTCGCCGGGCAACCCCATCGCGGTGGCCTGAGGTTCAGGCGGGCGGGCGGCCTGCCGCCGCAGCGGTGGGCCGCCTGCCTTGCCCCATGCGGGAAAGGCCGGAGACTAGGGGCGCCAGGTCCCCTGCGCCTCCTGGTCGGCCGCGCGGGGCTGGCCCACCAGACCAACCCGATCAGACGCGGCCTGGTGGATCGTGACGCGCGCTTAGCCCGCCGCCTAAGACTGCGGCCCCAAGCACTTGGTTAGAGAGGCGGCCAGCCCCCGCATGATCTGGCCATAGGCCGCCGGTCCCGCGGCCAGTTCGGCGCCCAGCGGATCCAGAACCGCCGTTCGGGCCGACGTGCCCTCGATGACCGTAGAGACCAGGGCAGGCGCGAACTGCGGCTCGGAAAAGACGCAGCGGGCACCGGTCTGGACGATCTTTTCGCGCACTTCGCGGAGGCGCTTGGCGCCGGGCGTCCGGCCTTCGTCAACCGAAATCGATCCCACCGCCGTCAGGCCGTAGTGAGCTTCGAAGTAGTGGTAAGCGTCGTGGAACACCACGAAGGGCGTGTCCTTGACCGCCGACAGATCCCTTCGCAACTCGCCGTCCAATGCTTCCAGTTCGGCAAGAGTCGCCTTGCCATTGGCTTGGTAGCGCTCCGCATTGGCCGGATCGGCATCGCCCAGGGCTTTCACCGTCGCCTTGACGATGACCTCGGCGTTGTGCGGGTCCAGCCAAAGGTGAAGGTTCTTGTCGTGTTCCGCATGACCCGCGTGCTCAGCGTGCTCGTGGGCCTTCTCTTCGTCGGCGTGCGCCTTCTCGGCGTGCTCGTGACTCTCGGCGTGCTCGTGACTCTCGGCGTGCCCGTGACTCTCGTCGTGATGGTCGGCCTCGGCGTGGTCCTCGTGCGCATGGACCTCCCAAGCACCGCCTTCTCGCGCCTCCAGAAGCTCAATATCGGGCAATGCCGCGATCTCGACGAGCCTTGCCTGTCCTGACAGGGCGTCCAGCGGCTCGACCAGGAAGGTCTCCATGCCCTCGCCGACCCAAAAGATCAGCTTCGCCCGGTTCAAGGCCTTGGCATCGGACGGCCTGAGGCTGTAGCTGTGCGGAGACGCCGCGCCCTTCAACAGCAGGCTTGGCGCGCCGACATCCCCCATCACCGAGGCGACGAGGCTGTGAACAGGCTTGATGGTGACCACGACCTCGGGCGCCTCCGACCGAGCCGGTCCTGCCAAGCCGAGCAGCACTGCGAGTCCCAAGGCACCTGCGCCCGCCCTTTCCATCGCCATCGCGCTTCTCCCTATTACGACAAGCTCATTTCGGACAGCCCTGACGCGGCCTGACCGCTTGATCATTTGTTATAGTATTTCATTTTTGTTTTCAATAGGCTTGGCCGGTTTCGATAAGGTGGGCGAGACGATCATCATGGTCAGGAAAAACGGGCCACCACGTCGCCAGGCCGATCAGGGCCACGATCACGAGCGCTGCATTGCCGATGCGCTCGAGACCGCGGACGCGCTCTGCGCCCGGCGCGGCGTCCGGCTGACCAAGCTGCGGCGCCGGGTGCTGGAGCTGGTCTGGACCAGCCATGCCCCGATCGGCGCCTACGACGTCCTGCGCCGGCTGAGCCAGGAACATGAGGGGGCTGCGCCGCCGACGGTATATCGGGCCTTGGACTTCCTGCTGGAGCAGGGTCTCATCCACAGGATCGAGAGCCTCAATGCCTTCGTCGGCTGCGCCGATCCGGCGGAGGCCCACACCAGCCAGTTCCTAATCTGCCAGGACTGCGGCGCCGCCGCGGAGCTGCAGGATCCGGCGATCAACCGTGCCCTCGCCCGCTCCGCCGGCAGCCTGGGCTTTCTGGTCAAGGACAAGACCGTCGAGCTGCGCGGCCTCTGCGCGCGGTGCCGAGGCTCGGCGTGATGACCGCGACCGCGCCGCACCCGCCGTCGAGGAACGAGGGACCGGCCCTGGTCACGGCCCAGGGCATCGACGTCGCCTTCGGCCGCACCACCGTTCTTTCCGGTGTCGACCTCGCGGTCCACCGGGGCGAGATCGTCACCCTGATCGGCCCCAACGGCTCCGGCAAGACGACCCTGGTGCGGGTGATCCTTGGCCTGCTGAAGCCGCAGGGCGGAGAGGTCCGGCGCGGCCCCGGACTCACCACCGGCTACGTGCCGCAGCGTCTGCACATCGACCCGGCCCTGCCCATGACCGCCCGACGCTTTCTCGCGCTGCCGCGGCGGCAGCCGGAGGACGCGCTGCACCGGGTCCTGGCGGAAGTGGGGGCCGGCTACCTGATCGATCAGCCCATCCAGAGCCTCTCGGGCGGCGAGACCCAGCGCCTTCTCCTGGCCCGCGCCCTGCTGCGCGACCCCGACCTGCTGGTGCTCGACGAGCCGCTCCAGGGGGTGGACTTCAACGGCCAACTGGCGCTCTTCGAGCTGATCGGCGGCGTCCGGGACGAGCGCCGTTGCGGCATCCTGATGGTCTCCCACGACCTGCACCTGGTCATGGCCGGTACTGACCGGGTGATCTGCCTCAACCATCACGTCTGCTGCACCGGCGCGCCCGAGGCGGTGAGCCGGCATCCCGAGTACCTCGCCCTCTTCGGGCCGCGGGGCGCCGAGGGTCTGGCGGTCTACACCCATGCCCACGACCACCAGCACGACATCTCCGGCGCCGTGGTCGAGGACCGCAAGCCGGGCCGAGCGGACCCCTGATGCTGGACGACTTCCTGCTGCGCGCCGTCCTCGGCGGAATCGGCGTCGCCCTGGTCGCGGGCCCCCTGGGCTGCTTCATCGTCTGGCGCCGCATGGCCTACTTCGGTGCCAGCCTGGCCCACTCCGCCCTGCTCGGCGTGGCCCTGGGCTTCCTGCTCGGCATCGATCCGACTCTGGGGATCGCGGCCGCTGCGATCCTGCTCGCGCTGCTGCTGGTCCTGCTGGAGCGGCAGCAGGCGCTGCCCAGCGATACCCTGCTGGGGATCCTGGCCCACGCCGGCCTGGCCCTCGGCCTGGTCGTGCTGAGCTTCTTCGAGACCCTGCGCGTGGACTTGATGGGCTACCTTTTCGGCGACATCCTGGCGGTCTCCCGAAGCGACCTGCTGTGGATCTACGGCGGTGGGATCCTGGCGCTGGGTGTCCTGGCCGCGATCTGGCGCCCGCTGCTAACGGCGACCCTGCACGAGGAGCTGGCCCGGGCCGAGGGCCTGCCGGTGGTTCAGCTGCGCCTGGCCCTGATGCTGACCGTCGCCATCGTCATCGCCATCGCGATGAAGATCGTCGGCATCCTGCTGATCATCTCGATGCTGATCATCCCGGCGGCGACGGCGCGTTGCTTCGCCCGCACGCCGGAGCAGATGGCGGCGATCGCCGCGCTCGCCGGCGTCCTGTCGGTCTGGCTGGGACTCTGGGGCTCGCTGGAAGCCGACACGCCGGCCGGCCCCTCGATCGTGGTCGCGACAACGGTTCTCTTTGCGGCCGCTCTCGCCCTGTCGCGGCTGCTCAGGCGCAGGCAGGCCTGAGCCAGCTTACGGCCGCTCGCCGCGAGCGAGGCGTTGGCCGATGTCGTCGATGCAGGGCAGGACCCGGGAGACGTCGTCGACCACGTAGTGGGCGCCGGCCTGCGCCAGGCGGCGGTGTGCCTGGCTGCGCTTCGTGGCCTGTTCGGCCTCGGGCAGCGCCTGCCATTCCTCCAGGGTCAGACCGACCTCGTTGCCGGAGACCGAGACGCCGATGCTCCACATGCCGGCGTTCAGGCCCTCTTCGATTCCGGGGAGCGTGTCGTCGACCTTGACGCAGGCCGCAACGCAATCGACCCCGAGCTCGATCGCGTTCTT contains:
- a CDS encoding cyclase family protein, whose protein sequence is MSDSKHSRDRKPSHPDRRRFLLSAGAAAAGAGFVAHELASVRPALAGGAATPGTVQVAAAETPIGPKWWPSKWGAEDQAGASNHITPEKVMAATALIKTGKVYSLGQVYEPEMPLFGSRAFAVRIPGSPTGGVFGNNKIIWNDEFLATEIGQVGTQFDGLGHIGVQVGEDGNQGERRFYNGFSMSDMAGAYGLQKLGIEQVKPIFSRGILIDVKGLKGQTLAAGTEISVADIEAALDKQGLSGSDVTAGDVVVIRTGWSDHWIKDNATYNGGAPGIGVEAGLWLGEKDVVLVGSDTWPVEVVPNPDSNLAFPVHQELITRRGIYLHENLNLEQLAAEEQWQFAYIFSPVPIKGATGSPGNPIAVA
- a CDS encoding zinc ABC transporter substrate-binding protein; the encoded protein is MAMERAGAGALGLAVLLGLAGPARSEAPEVVVTIKPVHSLVASVMGDVGAPSLLLKGAASPHSYSLRPSDAKALNRAKLIFWVGEGMETFLVEPLDALSGQARLVEIAALPDIELLEAREGGAWEVHAHEDHAEADHHDESHGHAESHEHAESHEHAEKAHADEEKAHEHAEHAGHAEHDKNLHLWLDPHNAEVIVKATVKALGDADPANAERYQANGKATLAELEALDGELRRDLSAVKDTPFVVFHDAYHYFEAHYGLTAVGSISVDEGRTPGAKRLREVREKIVQTGARCVFSEPQFAPALVSTVIEGTSARTAVLDPLGAELAAGPAAYGQIMRGLAASLTKCLGPQS
- a CDS encoding Fur family transcriptional regulator, which codes for MVRKNGPPRRQADQGHDHERCIADALETADALCARRGVRLTKLRRRVLELVWTSHAPIGAYDVLRRLSQEHEGAAPPTVYRALDFLLEQGLIHRIESLNAFVGCADPAEAHTSQFLICQDCGAAAELQDPAINRALARSAGSLGFLVKDKTVELRGLCARCRGSA
- the znuC gene encoding zinc ABC transporter ATP-binding protein ZnuC produces the protein MTATAPHPPSRNEGPALVTAQGIDVAFGRTTVLSGVDLAVHRGEIVTLIGPNGSGKTTLVRVILGLLKPQGGEVRRGPGLTTGYVPQRLHIDPALPMTARRFLALPRRQPEDALHRVLAEVGAGYLIDQPIQSLSGGETQRLLLARALLRDPDLLVLDEPLQGVDFNGQLALFELIGGVRDERRCGILMVSHDLHLVMAGTDRVICLNHHVCCTGAPEAVSRHPEYLALFGPRGAEGLAVYTHAHDHQHDISGAVVEDRKPGRADP
- a CDS encoding metal ABC transporter permease; this translates as MDDFLLRAVLGGIGVALVAGPLGCFIVWRRMAYFGASLAHSALLGVALGFLLGIDPTLGIAAAAILLALLLVLLERQQALPSDTLLGILAHAGLALGLVVLSFFETLRVDLMGYLFGDILAVSRSDLLWIYGGGILALGVLAAIWRPLLTATLHEELARAEGLPVVQLRLALMLTVAIVIAIAMKIVGILLIISMLIIPAATARCFARTPEQMAAIAALAGVLSVWLGLWGSLEADTPAGPSIVVATTVLFAAALALSRLLRRRQA